The following is a genomic window from Coriobacteriaceae bacterium.
CGGTGGCCGATAACGTATGCGCCGGTGTTAAGGATGCGGGCGACGCCGCCGCGCGTAGGCAACTTGCCGAGCGCTACCTGGGCATTTTCGGTCTGGCCGATTTTGCCGACCGCTACCCCGCGCGACTCTCGGGCGGGCAGCAGCAACGCGTGGCGCTTGCCCGTATGGTGGCGGCGCATCCGGGCATTTTTATATTCGACGAGCCCATGAGCGCACTCGATTCCTATCTTAAGAGCGCGCTCGAGCAGAACATGCTCGACCTGTTCGACGTGTGCAACCGCACCGTGCTCTACGTGAGCCACGACATCGACGAAGCGTGCCGCCTGTGCCAGCGTATCTGCGTGATGCACGACGGGCATGTTGAGGAGATCGGCTCCGTCGAGGACGTGGTCCGCCGTCCGCAGACGCTGGCGGCACTGCGCCTGACGGGCTGCAAGAACACAAGCCGGGCACGAAAGATCGGCGACGAAGAAGTTGAGGCCCTCGACTGGGGCATGACCTTTAACGTGGGCCATGAGGTTCCCGATAACGTGACGTACCTCGGTATTCGTGCGAGCTACTTCCATGTTGACAATCGCGCGGAGCGCGGTCGCAACAGCTACGATTTGCACGTGGCCCGTGTGAGCGATTCGCGCTTTGAGCGGCTGGTGCTGCTGGACGTGCCGCGTGCTGATGCGCCCACGCGTCTGCAGTGGAAGGTGAATAAGGTGAGTGTACCCGTGGAAGAGCTGCCGCAGGCGGGTGAGACTCTGCGCATGCATTTTGATGCAAGCAGGATTCATCTCGTTTGCCGATAATGCGGGTGCGATGCGGTCGAGGAGGTAGTCCTCGACCGCTTTGTTTTCACTTCGCCGTTCGCCGATTTCTACATGACTAAACCTTATCAGTCTGATAATTAATTATCAGACAGCGAGATGCTCACATCCCAACGTTGTCGTACGCGTGTCGACGGTGTTCGTCTTGACGACAACCGTTGATATAGTTACCTTCGACGAGAAAAGGAGGGCGCGCCGATGCTGCAGAAGACATATTCGCGTCGCGTTGCCGCGCGCGCCCTGTATATGGCTCGGAGCCGCATATGAGCAGGTATGTTCACGGCTCCGGGAGAGACGACGCACAACTAAATAATCGACCGCAAAGCGGGTTCCCCAAAATTCCGGGTTTGAGCACGGCTGGGTTTTCGCCACCCACCGTGCAGAAATACCGTAGCTATTCATTTTTGGTTCGAGAGGGGAACCGTCATGGCTGAAGAATTCGATTTCCATCCGATGTGGGAGAGCCTCGGCATGAATCTTGCCGACCACGACATGCTGCTGGGCGCCGTGGGCCAGATGTACGGCGATGTGTTCCTGACGCAGAACAATCGCCCCAAGTCTACGTCCTACCTGAATTTTGTCGCCACCAACATCCACAGCGGCCGTATTAAGGAGATGCTCGACAAGAAGGAGGCCGGCGAGGCCACCAAGATCGTCGGTTCGTTCTGCGTCTACGTGCCCGAGGAGATCGTGCTTGCCTGCGATGGCATCCCCGTGGGCCTGTGCTCGGGTGCCGACTGGGCAACGGACAAGGTCGAGGAGCACTTGCCGCGCAACACCTGTCCGCTCATCAAGAGCTTTGCCGGCTTTAAGCTGGGCGAGGT
Proteins encoded in this region:
- a CDS encoding ATP-binding cassette domain-containing protein; this encodes MSLVLDIKKRYPGFTLDMQLEAGEERVALLGASGCGKSCTLRCIAGVETPDEGKIVVNGVTFFDSAAGINLSPQERKCALLFQNYQLFPNMTVADNVCAGVKDAGDAAARRQLAERYLGIFGLADFADRYPARLSGGQQQRVALARMVAAHPGIFIFDEPMSALDSYLKSALEQNMLDLFDVCNRTVLYVSHDIDEACRLCQRICVMHDGHVEEIGSVEDVVRRPQTLAALRLTGCKNTSRARKIGDEEVEALDWGMTFNVGHEVPDNVTYLGIRASYFHVDNRAERGRNSYDLHVARVSDSRFERLVLLDVPRADAPTRLQWKVNKVSVPVEELPQAGETLRMHFDASRIHLVCR